Proteins from a single region of Acidianus ambivalens:
- a CDS encoding 30S ribosomal protein S8e, whose amino-acid sequence MGVYQGNDLRKITGGLKGRHRDKRKFEMGELPTETKLHTEDIREKVRVMGGNFKIKLKYAAFANVYNPSDHTYKKVKILEVEEVPSNREYARRGIIVKGARIRTEIGEAIVTSRPGQDGVINAVLVQK is encoded by the coding sequence ATGGGCGTTTATCAAGGTAATGATTTGAGGAAAATAACTGGAGGGCTAAAGGGTAGGCATAGAGATAAAAGAAAATTTGAAATGGGTGAATTGCCCACAGAGACTAAACTTCATACGGAGGATATAAGAGAAAAAGTAAGAGTTATGGGAGGCAATTTTAAAATTAAACTAAAGTATGCTGCTTTTGCTAACGTGTATAATCCGTCTGATCATACCTATAAAAAGGTTAAGATTCTAGAAGTAGAAGAAGTGCCTTCTAATAGAGAATATGCAAGAAGAGGTATAATAGTAAAAGGTGCTAGAATAAGGACAGAAATAGGTGAAGCAATAGTAACCTCAAGGCCTGGGCAAGATGGAGTTATAAATGCAGTATTGGTTCAGAAATGA
- a CDS encoding class II fumarate hydratase, whose amino-acid sequence MKYTEVAPKLFMNTGTRFPRKIIWAMGLVKLACARANAKLNLLDKDIVKAIEDASIEVMEGKHDEKVILDVFQTGSGTGLNMNINEIIAERASELSGKKIHPNDHVNMSQSSNDVVPTAIRIAAVSNAIENLIPSLRDILSSLNEKSKEYDNVIKSGRTHLRDALPITLGQELSAYYDALSHDLEQLNNVIEYVKELPIGGTAVGTGLNAHPKFTELVIQEINELTSLNFKTSNKFRSMRFLTDLLLLSGVMRNIAIEVYRIGQDFRLMFSGPFTSIGEIDIPTQEEIAGSSIMPGKTNPVTVEATLLVSSQVVGLDHANQMASMLGEFELAMGVPLIGYNIILQENLLSEALRKFSSLVINGMKPNVEKMKRYAESSPSLITVISPIVGYDKASQIGKMLVKGMSIREALREMGFKDEEIDKILDLQQLVKPGIPAKSQK is encoded by the coding sequence ATGAAATATACCGAAGTTGCTCCTAAACTTTTTATGAACACCGGTACTAGATTTCCGAGGAAAATAATTTGGGCTATGGGTTTAGTTAAATTAGCTTGTGCAAGGGCAAATGCAAAATTAAACCTTTTAGATAAAGATATAGTAAAGGCAATAGAGGACGCTTCAATAGAAGTTATGGAAGGCAAGCATGATGAAAAAGTAATCTTAGACGTTTTTCAGACAGGCTCTGGTACGGGATTGAATATGAATATTAATGAAATTATAGCAGAAAGAGCTTCTGAACTGTCTGGTAAGAAAATACACCCTAACGATCACGTAAATATGTCGCAATCATCTAATGACGTAGTTCCTACAGCTATTAGAATAGCTGCAGTTTCTAATGCAATAGAGAATTTAATACCGTCACTTAGGGATATTCTATCATCGCTTAACGAAAAGAGTAAAGAGTACGATAACGTTATAAAATCGGGAAGGACGCATTTAAGAGACGCTTTACCTATAACATTAGGACAAGAATTATCAGCGTATTATGATGCCTTAAGTCACGATTTAGAACAACTAAATAATGTTATTGAATATGTTAAGGAATTACCCATAGGCGGCACTGCAGTTGGAACAGGGTTAAATGCTCATCCAAAATTTACGGAACTAGTAATTCAAGAAATAAACGAGTTAACATCACTTAATTTTAAGACATCAAATAAATTTAGATCTATGAGGTTTTTAACTGATCTTTTATTACTTAGTGGAGTAATGAGGAATATAGCTATAGAAGTTTATAGAATAGGCCAAGACTTCAGACTAATGTTTTCCGGTCCATTTACTTCAATTGGAGAAATTGATATTCCGACTCAAGAGGAGATTGCTGGAAGTAGCATAATGCCCGGCAAGACAAATCCAGTGACAGTTGAGGCTACATTATTAGTCTCATCTCAAGTGGTAGGTTTAGATCACGCTAATCAAATGGCTTCAATGTTAGGCGAGTTTGAGTTAGCTATGGGGGTTCCATTAATTGGTTATAATATTATATTACAAGAGAACCTTCTATCTGAAGCTTTACGCAAGTTCTCCTCGCTAGTAATAAACGGAATGAAGCCTAATGTAGAAAAGATGAAGAGATATGCCGAAAGCAGCCCGTCATTAATAACAGTTATTTCTCCTATAGTTGGTTATGACAAAGCTTCGCAAATAGGTAAAATGTTAGTTAAAGGAATGTCAATAAGAGAAGCGTTAAGAGAGATGGGGTTTAAAGATGAAGAAATCGATAAAATTTTGGACTTACAACAATTGGTAAAACCAGGGATTCCAGCTAAATCTCAAAAGTAA
- the uppS gene encoding polyprenyl diphosphate synthase gives MLQRLLKPVYIIYEKWLWNQIKSGPIPRHVGIIPDGNRRWARENNSSFNEAYLQGYKKLKEVLIWLAELGVKDVTVFALSTENCDKRSSQELSVILKYIKMGIDDLLTEDYIYKYKVKVRAIGQLHKLPEDLRLSISRVVEKSSSFNERSLTLAICYGGRQEILDAVAKLLDEYRKGLIKDIVLNEETFRKYFYDKELEDIDLVIRTSGEMRISNFLLWHLAYSELFFCDAYWPEFRKIDLWRAIRSYQRRKRNFGA, from the coding sequence ATGTTACAGCGACTGCTAAAGCCTGTTTATATAATTTATGAGAAATGGCTTTGGAATCAAATTAAGTCTGGACCTATTCCTAGACATGTTGGTATAATACCAGATGGCAATAGAAGGTGGGCCAGGGAAAATAATTCAAGCTTTAATGAGGCATATCTTCAAGGATATAAAAAACTTAAGGAAGTTTTAATTTGGTTAGCAGAGCTTGGAGTGAAAGACGTTACTGTATTTGCATTATCCACAGAGAATTGCGATAAAAGGAGCTCGCAAGAACTTAGTGTAATTTTAAAGTACATAAAAATGGGTATAGACGATCTTTTAACTGAAGATTATATCTACAAATATAAAGTAAAAGTTAGAGCTATAGGTCAGCTTCATAAACTTCCAGAAGATCTTAGGCTATCAATCTCTAGAGTTGTTGAGAAGTCTTCATCATTTAACGAAAGGAGTTTAACCCTTGCAATATGCTATGGCGGTAGGCAGGAAATATTAGATGCTGTTGCAAAGCTTTTAGACGAATATAGAAAGGGTCTAATAAAAGATATAGTATTAAACGAAGAAACTTTTAGAAAATACTTTTATGATAAAGAGTTAGAAGATATAGATCTTGTAATAAGGACCTCTGGCGAGATGAGGATAAGTAATTTCCTTTTATGGCATTTGGCTTATTCTGAATTGTTCTTCTGTGACGCATATTGGCCAGAATTTAGGAAAATAGATTTATGGAGGGCTATTAGGTCATATCAAAGAAGAAAAAGGAATTTTGGAGCTTAA
- the lysJ gene encoding [LysW]-aminoadipate semialdehyde/glutamate semialdehyde transaminase: protein MKLIEFYATRDLRIVKGENQYVWDDKGRRYLDLHAGHGVAFLGHRNKIVLEYLERQMSEIITLTTAFDTPIREEMLNEMEKIKPDDLDNVFLLNSGSEAVELALKTARKITGKRKLMAFKNSFHGRTSGSLSVTWNKRYREPFEPLLEPVEFLEFNSIEDLKKIDENTAAVIVEPVQGEGGVIPAKEDFMKALRETTQEKGVLLIVDEVQTGFGRTGKVWAYQHFGIKPDIMTAGKAIGGGFPVSAVFMPDWIAEKLSEGDHGTTYGGNPFAAAAVTGAIKALLADNVPEQARVKGEIFMKMLNEALADFKSIREVRGLGLMIGVDLRLNPGKAIKYLQDHGVLSLKAGVSTIRFLSPYMITQEDMELAVNATRQGVAITEGKTISS, encoded by the coding sequence ATGAAGCTTATAGAATTTTATGCTACAAGAGACTTAAGGATAGTAAAAGGAGAAAATCAATATGTATGGGATGATAAAGGTAGAAGATATTTAGATTTACATGCAGGTCACGGAGTAGCATTTTTAGGTCACAGAAATAAGATAGTTTTAGAATATTTAGAGAGGCAAATGTCAGAAATAATAACACTTACTACAGCTTTTGATACACCTATAAGAGAAGAAATGCTAAATGAGATGGAAAAAATAAAGCCTGACGACCTAGACAACGTATTCCTATTAAATTCCGGTAGCGAAGCAGTAGAATTGGCATTAAAAACTGCAAGGAAAATAACTGGTAAAAGAAAATTAATGGCTTTTAAAAATTCGTTCCATGGTAGAACTTCTGGTTCACTATCAGTTACATGGAATAAGAGATATAGAGAACCATTTGAACCTTTATTAGAACCAGTAGAATTTCTTGAGTTTAATAGTATAGAAGATTTGAAAAAAATTGACGAAAATACTGCAGCAGTTATAGTAGAGCCCGTTCAAGGAGAAGGAGGAGTTATACCTGCAAAGGAGGATTTTATGAAAGCTTTAAGAGAAACTACACAAGAGAAAGGAGTCCTACTAATTGTTGACGAAGTTCAAACTGGTTTTGGAAGGACAGGAAAAGTGTGGGCTTATCAACATTTTGGCATAAAGCCAGATATAATGACGGCAGGGAAAGCAATCGGTGGAGGATTTCCAGTCAGTGCAGTCTTTATGCCAGATTGGATAGCTGAAAAACTTAGTGAAGGAGATCACGGTACAACTTATGGCGGTAATCCTTTCGCAGCAGCAGCAGTTACTGGAGCAATAAAGGCATTGCTTGCTGACAATGTACCAGAGCAGGCAAGAGTTAAAGGTGAAATATTTATGAAAATGCTTAATGAAGCTTTAGCTGACTTTAAATCTATTAGAGAAGTTAGAGGACTTGGATTAATGATAGGAGTTGACTTAAGGCTTAATCCGGGTAAAGCAATAAAATATCTACAAGATCACGGAGTTTTATCCCTAAAGGCTGGAGTATCAACGATAAGGTTCCTCTCACCTTATATGATAACTCAAGAGGACATGGAGTTGGCAGTAAATGCAACTAGACAAGGAGTTGCTATTACAGAAGGCAAAACAATATCTTCTTGA
- the lysX gene encoding lysine biosynthesis protein LysX, producing MIVGVTYDLLRWEERNIIQEATKLGHKVIPIYTKDFYHLFSEDNQFQNLDVVLQRNTSHQRALSTSLIFETLGYNVINDSRTLINCENKLITTAILSRHNIKVPKTAIAFSKDKALEVASKLGYPAVIKPIEGSWGRMVAKAVDEDTLRSFLEYQDYTSVGFKNVYYIQEFVRKPDRDIRIFVIGDEAPVGIYRVNTKNWRTNTALGAIAEPLKIDDELKDLALKVKEVIGGFFLGIDIFEDKERGYLVDEVNGVPEFKNTVRVNQFNLSEYLIRKIEEWIRK from the coding sequence GTGATAGTTGGAGTTACGTATGATTTACTTAGATGGGAAGAGAGAAATATAATCCAAGAGGCTACAAAATTAGGCCATAAAGTAATACCAATATATACTAAAGATTTTTATCATCTATTTTCTGAGGATAACCAATTTCAGAACCTAGATGTAGTTTTACAAAGAAACACTTCTCACCAAAGAGCTTTATCAACGTCTTTAATATTTGAAACTCTAGGTTATAACGTAATAAATGATAGTAGAACGTTAATTAACTGTGAAAATAAGTTAATAACTACAGCAATATTATCTAGACATAATATAAAGGTTCCTAAAACTGCAATAGCATTTTCTAAAGATAAGGCATTGGAAGTGGCAAGTAAACTAGGTTATCCTGCAGTTATAAAGCCTATTGAAGGTAGCTGGGGTAGAATGGTTGCTAAAGCAGTAGATGAAGATACATTAAGGAGCTTTTTAGAATACCAAGATTATACTTCAGTTGGATTTAAGAATGTTTATTATATTCAAGAATTTGTAAGGAAGCCCGACAGGGATATAAGAATTTTTGTGATAGGCGATGAAGCCCCAGTAGGGATATATAGGGTAAATACTAAAAATTGGAGAACAAATACAGCACTAGGAGCAATTGCGGAGCCTCTAAAAATTGACGATGAATTAAAAGATTTAGCATTAAAAGTAAAAGAAGTAATAGGGGGTTTCTTTTTAGGGATTGATATATTTGAAGATAAGGAAAGAGGCTACTTAGTAGACGAAGTTAATGGAGTGCCAGAGTTTAAAAATACGGTTAGAGTAAACCAATTTAACTTGTCTGAATATTTAATCAGGAAAATAGAGGAGTGGATAAGAAAATGA
- the lysW/argW gene encoding alpha-aminoadipate/glutamate carrier protein LysW codes for MVTLKCPVCGGQVNVEDDALPGEIIEHDCGAQLEVYKENGKLALRLAEQVGEDWGE; via the coding sequence ATGGTAACACTTAAATGCCCAGTTTGTGGAGGCCAAGTTAACGTAGAAGATGACGCATTACCAGGAGAAATAATCGAACATGACTGTGGAGCTCAATTAGAGGTATACAAAGAAAATGGTAAGCTGGCACTAAGATTGGCAGAGCAAGTAGGAGAGGATTGGGGAGAGTGA
- a CDS encoding DUF3834 domain-containing protein, whose product MLVTAPFAGPVSFPLLVAKELGEEQINLKNSCETNEIGDIVLDSITNIAKLKLKGYKIVAGVYIDMYSILGNKNSTRVYTIRAGTLADINARLYAKYTNKEVINTDANSAVKKAEEGNLAIVGIEVKLGEKLEDEFDRLGLRAPSCVIYSRVDSSNLLKMYEKGIRIIKEDPKNSAKIISSLSKYYPLNVMENIIGHYNHRLTTNFYELKKSIEVYSQIVPSVSDLQLGFS is encoded by the coding sequence ATGCTAGTTACAGCACCTTTTGCAGGGCCAGTAAGTTTTCCATTGCTGGTGGCTAAAGAATTAGGAGAGGAGCAAATTAATTTAAAAAACTCATGTGAAACCAATGAAATAGGAGATATAGTCCTAGATTCTATAACTAATATTGCTAAATTAAAATTGAAAGGATATAAGATAGTTGCAGGAGTTTACATAGATATGTATAGTATTCTAGGCAATAAGAATTCTACTAGGGTTTATACAATAAGAGCAGGAACGTTAGCAGATATAAATGCTCGCCTTTATGCAAAATATACTAATAAAGAAGTTATAAATACTGATGCTAACTCCGCTGTTAAGAAAGCAGAAGAAGGGAATCTAGCAATAGTTGGGATAGAGGTAAAATTGGGTGAAAAACTTGAGGATGAATTTGACAGATTAGGTTTGAGGGCACCTTCTTGTGTAATTTACTCTAGAGTTGATTCTAGTAATTTGTTAAAAATGTACGAAAAGGGAATACGTATAATTAAGGAAGATCCTAAGAATTCTGCTAAAATAATATCTTCTTTATCTAAATATTATCCTTTAAATGTAATGGAAAACATAATAGGTCATTATAATCATAGATTAACAACAAACTTTTACGAATTAAAGAAATCCATAGAAGTGTATTCGCAAATTGTACCTTCAGTGTCCGATTTACAATTAGGTTTTTCTTAA
- a CDS encoding MBL fold metallo-hydrolase, translating into MKLSKNVEVIPGSPNTLIYDGRVVIDQGGKNSDLNINAEVQLATHGHMDHIAGLFKPAKIKFLPKEDYWSLNIIGRRAITYGFSAKNSSIFTYDLIKEELKDEFTDSEVEKIKLPGHTPGHVVYKIDNVLYCGDAFFGQKVLESFVFPFYIDFWTAQDSLDKLKELVKSVDFIIISHGPIYKKEKMIEMLNFNIDYNKKLVEEIKDMIRGNPMTAEEVVIKLMIKRGKNEINPTSVFLNEITAKSILSEIAKNIKVESKGVTFEI; encoded by the coding sequence ATGAAATTAAGTAAAAACGTAGAAGTTATACCAGGTAGTCCTAACACACTCATTTATGATGGAAGAGTAGTAATAGATCAAGGCGGTAAAAATTCTGACCTAAATATTAATGCAGAAGTACAATTAGCAACTCATGGCCATATGGATCATATTGCTGGTTTATTCAAGCCTGCAAAGATAAAATTTCTTCCAAAGGAAGATTATTGGAGTTTAAACATAATAGGGAGAAGGGCGATAACTTATGGATTTAGTGCAAAAAATTCTAGTATTTTTACTTATGATCTTATAAAGGAAGAGCTAAAGGACGAATTTACTGATAGTGAAGTAGAGAAAATAAAACTCCCCGGACACACACCAGGGCATGTGGTTTATAAGATAGACAACGTGTTATATTGCGGAGATGCATTCTTTGGGCAAAAAGTCCTGGAATCTTTCGTTTTTCCATTTTATATTGATTTTTGGACTGCACAAGATAGTTTAGATAAATTAAAAGAGCTTGTGAAATCAGTAGATTTTATCATAATTTCACACGGCCCAATATATAAAAAGGAAAAAATGATAGAAATGCTAAACTTTAACATCGATTATAACAAGAAGCTTGTGGAGGAAATTAAAGATATGATAAGAGGAAATCCAATGACTGCAGAGGAAGTTGTAATTAAACTCATGATTAAAAGAGGTAAAAACGAAATAAATCCTACATCAGTATTTTTGAATGAAATAACTGCTAAATCAATCTTATCAGAAATAGCTAAAAATATAAAAGTAGAAAGCAAGGGCGTTACTTTTGAGATTTAG
- the argC gene encoding N-acetyl-gamma-glutamyl-phosphate reductase, giving the protein MVKVAVIGGSGYTGGELLRILSMHSKVEITLVTSREYTGKPISLVHPNLKGILNMNFSQLSLDKIGDKADTVFLALPHRVSLNYVPKLLEMGLQVIDLSADFRLKDPEEYKKWYGIEHPYPDLLKKSVYGLPELHYEELKGAKLIASPGCNATATILALAPVVGNGISTDLKFISDVKVSSSEGGMKPKEGSHHPERENAIRPYEPEGHRHAAEAEQELSLLAKKPVKVSIVPHAVSSIRGALASAHAWLNDNYDDIEIWKKIAEFYHGRKFIRIIRGGLHPYPDPKYVIGSNFADIGFAQEKRIMRLTMFAAIDNLVKGAAGQAVQNFNISRGFNEDEGLRTPPLRPA; this is encoded by the coding sequence ATGGTAAAAGTTGCAGTAATAGGCGGTTCGGGTTATACTGGTGGTGAATTACTAAGAATATTATCAATGCATAGTAAAGTAGAAATAACCTTAGTTACTTCTAGAGAATATACAGGAAAGCCAATTTCTTTAGTTCATCCTAATTTAAAGGGAATACTCAATATGAATTTTTCTCAATTATCTTTAGATAAAATTGGGGATAAAGCAGATACAGTATTTTTAGCACTTCCTCACAGAGTGTCGTTAAATTATGTGCCTAAATTACTTGAAATGGGTTTACAAGTAATAGATTTAAGTGCAGATTTTAGATTAAAAGATCCAGAAGAATACAAAAAATGGTATGGAATAGAGCATCCATATCCTGATTTACTTAAAAAATCTGTTTATGGTTTACCAGAACTTCACTATGAAGAGTTAAAGGGAGCTAAGCTTATTGCTTCTCCTGGATGCAATGCTACAGCAACTATTTTAGCATTAGCACCAGTAGTTGGTAACGGAATCTCAACCGATTTGAAGTTTATTAGCGATGTAAAAGTTTCTAGTAGTGAAGGAGGAATGAAACCTAAAGAAGGTAGTCATCATCCTGAAAGAGAGAACGCTATTAGACCATATGAACCAGAAGGTCATAGGCACGCTGCGGAAGCTGAACAGGAATTAAGTCTATTAGCGAAGAAACCAGTAAAAGTTAGCATAGTTCCTCACGCTGTAAGCAGCATAAGAGGTGCTCTAGCTTCAGCCCATGCATGGCTTAATGATAATTATGATGATATTGAAATATGGAAAAAGATTGCTGAGTTTTATCATGGCAGAAAGTTTATAAGAATTATTAGGGGTGGACTTCATCCGTATCCTGATCCTAAATACGTAATAGGTAGTAATTTTGCTGACATAGGGTTTGCACAAGAGAAGAGAATTATGAGACTTACTATGTTTGCAGCAATAGATAATTTAGTTAAAGGTGCAGCTGGCCAGGCAGTTCAAAACTTCAATATATCAAGAGGCTTTAATGAAGACGAGGGTCTAAGGACACCACCCTTGAGGCCTGCCTAA
- a CDS encoding [LysW]-aminoadipate/[LysW]-glutamate kinase: MIVVKAGGRVIKNALQNLIDSIISYNGKLIFVHGGGDIVTEYSKRMGIEPIFVTSPEGIRSRYTTREELDVYVMAMALINKNIVTALNTRGKLAVGISGADAAIVKANRKKRIMIIDERGKKRIIDGGYTGKIYEVNANLLNSISNVFDYIILSPIAIDISEGTMLNVDGDQMAFSVASAIKADTLVILTDVKGVLQNGAIVKKISKDEAEEFAKKVGAGMNRKILMAAEAVKNGVKKVIISSGLENDAINKALNGEGTVIE; encoded by the coding sequence ATGATAGTGGTAAAAGCTGGAGGAAGAGTTATAAAAAATGCTTTACAAAATTTAATTGATAGTATTATATCATATAATGGCAAATTAATATTTGTGCACGGCGGAGGAGACATAGTAACTGAGTATTCTAAAAGGATGGGAATTGAACCAATATTTGTTACATCGCCAGAAGGTATAAGAAGTAGGTATACAACTAGGGAAGAATTAGATGTTTATGTAATGGCTATGGCGTTAATAAATAAAAACATTGTAACGGCATTAAATACTAGAGGCAAGTTAGCTGTAGGAATAAGTGGTGCCGACGCCGCAATAGTAAAAGCAAATAGGAAAAAGAGAATAATGATAATCGATGAGAGAGGAAAGAAAAGAATAATAGATGGAGGTTATACTGGTAAAATCTATGAGGTGAATGCAAATTTATTAAATTCCATTTCTAATGTGTTTGATTATATTATATTATCTCCTATTGCTATAGATATTTCTGAAGGTACAATGCTTAATGTAGATGGAGATCAGATGGCTTTTAGCGTTGCTTCTGCTATAAAGGCTGATACATTAGTCATTCTAACTGACGTAAAAGGAGTTCTTCAAAATGGTGCGATAGTTAAAAAAATTTCAAAAGACGAAGCAGAAGAATTCGCTAAAAAAGTTGGAGCAGGAATGAATAGAAAAATATTAATGGCTGCAGAAGCAGTTAAGAACGGCGTTAAAAAAGTTATAATCTCCTCTGGATTAGAAAATGATGCTATTAATAAAGCTCTTAATGGAGAAGGTACGGTGATAGAATGA
- a CDS encoding N-acetyl-lysine deacetylase — MQLDKELLLQKAKQYLLELASIYTPSGEEARATSFFEKVSKELNLDLKITKTKSFLLGKGDLLLASHVDTVPGFIEPKEEGGTIYGRGVVDAKGPLISMLLATWILNENGYKVQFAGLSDEENKSSGARELANSGNWYKGIIIGEPTSTTKIVIEYRGVTHVDVICNYESQHSSSANFNPILEVSKKLIEVSQLPTTYDKPSIVPTIIKAGEYVNVTPSTVYLHFDIRYPYGFKLDDILLKLKEEFASCEIKITEQVPPVKVSANDKIVKSLYKALLLQNIKPAFVRKAGTSDMNILSAITKNIATYGPGDSKLEHTSYEKITLEEIFIGIITYTKAIEDLCYSDC; from the coding sequence ATGCAACTAGACAAGGAGTTGCTATTACAGAAGGCAAAACAATATCTTCTTGAACTGGCAAGTATATATACTCCGTCAGGAGAAGAAGCTCGCGCTACGAGTTTTTTTGAGAAAGTTTCTAAAGAATTAAATTTAGACTTGAAAATTACTAAAACAAAATCTTTCCTTTTAGGAAAAGGTGATTTATTATTAGCTTCTCACGTAGATACTGTCCCTGGTTTTATAGAACCTAAAGAAGAAGGAGGAACAATATATGGTAGAGGAGTAGTAGACGCTAAAGGTCCCTTAATTTCGATGTTGCTTGCTACTTGGATATTAAATGAGAACGGTTATAAAGTTCAATTCGCTGGACTTTCAGATGAGGAAAATAAAAGTAGTGGCGCAAGAGAACTTGCGAATTCTGGTAACTGGTATAAAGGAATAATAATAGGCGAACCAACAAGTACAACTAAAATAGTTATAGAATATCGCGGAGTTACTCATGTAGATGTCATTTGTAATTATGAATCTCAGCACTCATCTTCTGCAAATTTCAATCCTATCCTAGAAGTATCTAAGAAACTTATAGAAGTTTCTCAATTGCCTACAACTTACGATAAGCCTTCAATAGTGCCTACAATAATAAAAGCCGGCGAATATGTAAATGTAACTCCTTCGACAGTCTACTTACATTTTGATATAAGATATCCTTACGGGTTTAAATTAGACGATATACTGCTAAAATTGAAAGAAGAATTTGCTTCATGTGAAATAAAAATAACTGAGCAAGTTCCTCCTGTTAAGGTTAGTGCTAACGATAAAATAGTAAAATCCTTATATAAGGCATTGCTTCTTCAAAATATTAAACCGGCATTTGTTAGAAAAGCTGGAACTAGTGATATGAACATTCTATCTGCAATTACTAAAAACATAGCTACATATGGCCCTGGAGACTCCAAATTGGAACATACTTCATACGAAAAAATAACTTTGGAAGAAATATTTATAGGAATAATCACTTATACAAAAGCGATAGAAGATCTATGTTACAGCGACTGCTAA
- a CDS encoding signal recognition particle subunit SRP19/SEC65 family protein, whose amino-acid sequence MSLRDYEGNKIAIWLAYFTADSRRKGRKIRKVKITLDDLFSAAKALGLEPEVLDKVHPGSRIKGLIMVKKVKGKYKLIKDIYSYLQQQKKL is encoded by the coding sequence ATGAGCTTAAGAGATTATGAAGGTAATAAAATAGCAATTTGGTTAGCATATTTTACTGCAGATAGTAGAAGAAAGGGGAGAAAAATTAGGAAAGTTAAGATTACCTTAGATGATCTTTTTTCTGCAGCTAAAGCTCTTGGCCTAGAACCTGAGGTTCTAGATAAGGTACATCCTGGGAGCAGAATTAAAGGATTAATAATGGTTAAAAAAGTTAAAGGTAAATATAAATTAATAAAGGATATTTATTCATATTTACAACAGCAAAAGAAACTTTGA
- the lysM gene encoding HTH-type transcriptional regulator LysM, which produces MSSKIDNNDLKILETLKKNARTPYTLIAKDLKISEAAVRKRIEKLIRLGIIKRFTIEYELENEIKAIVMVKSTPQIPTPEISKKIIKISGVETVYETTGDYDIITIVRGINIAEINKTIDEIRSIQGVISTTSTIILRTWY; this is translated from the coding sequence ATGAGTAGTAAAATTGATAATAATGATTTGAAAATCCTTGAAACATTAAAAAAGAATGCTAGAACTCCATATACTTTAATCGCTAAAGATTTAAAGATAAGCGAAGCAGCAGTTAGAAAAAGAATAGAGAAATTAATTAGATTAGGAATAATAAAGAGATTTACTATAGAATATGAACTAGAAAACGAGATAAAAGCAATAGTTATGGTTAAATCAACTCCTCAAATTCCTACGCCAGAAATTTCAAAGAAGATAATTAAGATTTCTGGTGTAGAGACCGTTTACGAAACTACTGGAGATTATGATATAATAACCATAGTTCGAGGAATTAATATAGCAGAGATAAACAAAACAATAGATGAGATTAGAAGTATTCAGGGCGTTATAAGTACTACAAGTACTATTATACTTAGGACATGGTACTAA